A stretch of Tepidibacillus fermentans DNA encodes these proteins:
- the gnd gene encoding phosphogluconate dehydrogenase (NAD(+)-dependent, decarboxylating): protein MKLGMVGLGKMGFNLVLNLLDYGHDVVVFDVNEERMELIGKEGAMIAKDYQDMVQKLDSPRIIWLMIPAGALVDQVIEQFVPHLSQGDILIDGGNSNYKDTLRRAKQLKEKGIHFVDVGTSGGMEGARKGACLMIGGDQEVFHRIEPIFKDISVENGYLYTGEVGSGHFLKMVHNGIEYGMMQAIAEGFEILEKSPFEYDYQEVSRVWNHGSVIRGWLMELMEHAFSKEPKLESIKGVMHSSGEGKWTVETALDLQTAAPVIALSLMMRYRSLEEDTFAGKVVAALRNEFGGHAVEKKE, encoded by the coding sequence TTGAAACTTGGAATGGTTGGACTAGGAAAAATGGGTTTTAATCTAGTATTAAATTTATTGGATTATGGTCATGATGTCGTCGTTTTTGATGTAAATGAAGAAAGAATGGAACTCATTGGAAAAGAAGGGGCAATGATTGCAAAAGATTATCAAGATATGGTGCAAAAACTAGATTCACCACGGATCATTTGGCTCATGATTCCTGCTGGGGCACTTGTCGATCAAGTCATTGAACAGTTTGTTCCTCATTTAAGTCAAGGTGATATTTTAATTGATGGGGGGAATTCCAATTATAAAGATACCTTGAGAAGAGCAAAGCAACTGAAAGAAAAAGGAATTCACTTTGTCGATGTTGGAACAAGTGGTGGAATGGAAGGGGCACGCAAAGGTGCTTGTCTAATGATTGGGGGAGATCAAGAAGTATTTCATAGAATTGAACCTATTTTTAAAGATATCTCTGTAGAAAATGGTTATCTTTATACAGGTGAAGTAGGTAGTGGCCATTTTCTAAAAATGGTCCATAATGGTATCGAATATGGAATGATGCAGGCCATCGCAGAAGGGTTTGAAATTCTCGAAAAAAGTCCTTTTGAATATGACTATCAAGAAGTTTCAAGAGTATGGAATCATGGATCTGTGATACGCGGTTGGTTAATGGAATTGATGGAACATGCATTTAGCAAAGAACCAAAATTAGAAAGTATTAAAGGAGTCATGCATTCATCTGGAGAAGGAAAATGGACAGTAGAAACAGCTCTTGATTTGCAAACTGCAGCTCCAGTCATTGCTTTGTCATTGATGATGCGTTATCGTTCATTAGAAGAAGATACTTTTGCTGGGAAAGTCGTTGCAGCATTGCGAAATGAATTTGGTGGCCATGCTGTAGAGAAGAAAGAATAA
- a CDS encoding MurR/RpiR family transcriptional regulator, giving the protein MQKNEKQIPVLAKIRSLSSFLSPKEKEIADFIVNHPKEIIHMSITEFADQIHVAEATVFRFCKRLGYRGYQSFKIALASEIVEPIQNIHEEIHPEDEILTLANKVFTSNIEAMKDTLQLFDPEVLQAVVDTLSTAKKIDFYGSGGSAPIAMDAAHKFIRTGIYSNAYSDGHQQIMSASLLGPRDVAIGISHSGSNKDVIEAIRLAKKNGATTIGLTNYFKSPLSNEVTYVLYTTARETVFRSEALTSRLVQLALIDVLYVAVSLRRQEETLKNLQKIREAIATKRY; this is encoded by the coding sequence ATGCAAAAGAACGAAAAACAAATACCAGTTTTGGCAAAAATTCGGTCTCTATCATCGTTTTTGTCTCCAAAAGAAAAAGAAATAGCAGATTTTATCGTCAATCACCCAAAAGAAATTATCCATATGTCGATCACCGAATTTGCGGATCAAATTCATGTGGCTGAGGCAACCGTATTTAGGTTTTGTAAACGACTAGGTTATCGAGGTTACCAATCTTTTAAGATTGCGTTAGCTAGTGAAATAGTGGAACCAATTCAAAATATACATGAAGAGATTCATCCAGAAGATGAAATTTTAACATTAGCGAATAAAGTATTTACGAGTAATATTGAAGCGATGAAAGACACGCTGCAATTATTTGATCCGGAAGTTTTACAAGCGGTGGTTGATACGTTAAGTACGGCTAAGAAAATCGACTTTTATGGTTCGGGTGGCTCAGCTCCTATTGCAATGGATGCTGCCCATAAATTTATACGAACAGGTATTTACAGCAATGCTTATAGCGATGGACATCAACAGATTATGTCTGCATCACTACTTGGTCCTAGAGATGTGGCAATTGGTATTTCCCATAGTGGAAGTAATAAGGATGTGATCGAAGCAATACGATTGGCGAAAAAAAATGGAGCAACGACAATTGGATTAACCAATTATTTCAAATCTCCACTATCCAATGAGGTCACTTATGTTCTGTATACTACTGCAAGGGAGACTGTCTTTCGTTCTGAAGCTTTAACATCACGCCTTGTTCAGTTAGCTTTGATTGATGTCTTATATGTTGCCGTATCACTACGAAGGCAAGAGGAAACTCTTAAAAACTTACAAAAAATTCGCGAGGCCATTGCAACCAAACGCTATTAA
- a CDS encoding anti-sigma factor domain-containing protein, which yields MKKSGIVMEILANGKAIVLTKDGEFLSVVPHTRVEIGEETTFTLPREKRFLSLSKRNMRWIRSIAAVFLLLLVGAPGFWNSLSEEVAAYVSLDINPSIDLSVSQSGKVLEVKALNADGQSIIQTIGESIKKRPIDEATAMIFAEAHRQGYLQPKGEVLISVTNIGENQVSEQEMKNRIKQSMAKQENEIKDVSIITLATSTKIREEAQKNGLSTGKYAFYILANNQGYSISLEQIRDHSIYEMIQKEPKLKKMITRTITSEELDREFEYFQQPALKTIDHQEKTEKQPHSSKQTDLQKVQSQPKKSEDKQEGPKGSIINSKQQKEKTNKNENEHQKELINKQIEIKVSTIIDKDEETKPAIQKDHNEVEENEVKHNRDDLDKEDGE from the coding sequence GGAAGAAACCACATTTACTTTACCAAGGGAAAAAAGGTTCTTATCCTTATCCAAACGAAATATGCGCTGGATTAGGAGTATAGCTGCTGTGTTTCTTCTATTGCTCGTTGGCGCACCTGGATTTTGGAACAGTTTGTCTGAAGAAGTTGCTGCGTATGTCTCTCTTGATATTAATCCAAGTATTGATCTTAGCGTTAGTCAAAGTGGTAAAGTTTTAGAGGTAAAAGCGTTAAATGCAGATGGACAATCAATCATTCAAACCATTGGAGAATCGATAAAAAAACGACCGATCGATGAAGCGACGGCAATGATTTTTGCTGAGGCACACAGGCAAGGGTATTTGCAGCCAAAAGGGGAAGTTTTGATTTCTGTCACCAATATAGGAGAAAATCAGGTATCAGAACAAGAGATGAAAAATAGAATCAAACAATCGATGGCAAAACAAGAAAATGAGATTAAAGATGTCTCAATTATCACATTAGCTACATCAACCAAAATTAGAGAAGAGGCACAAAAAAATGGCTTATCTACTGGGAAATATGCTTTTTATATTTTAGCCAATAATCAGGGATATTCGATCTCCCTTGAGCAAATAAGAGATCATTCCATTTATGAAATGATACAAAAAGAACCAAAGTTAAAGAAGATGATAACAAGGACGATTACTTCAGAGGAATTAGATCGGGAATTCGAGTACTTTCAACAACCAGCGTTGAAAACAATTGATCATCAAGAGAAAACGGAAAAGCAACCACATTCAAGTAAACAGACTGATCTTCAAAAAGTTCAATCACAACCAAAAAAATCAGAAGATAAGCAAGAAGGTCCAAAAGGGTCAATAATAAATTCAAAGCAACAAAAAGAAAAAACAAACAAAAATGAAAATGAACATCAGAAGGAATTGATCAATAAACAAATAGAAATAAAAGTTTCAACGATCATCGATAAGGATGAAGAAACAAAACCTGCGATTCAAAAAGATCATAATGAAGTAGAAGAAAATGAGGTAAAACATAATAGGGATGATTTGGATAAGGAAGATGGGGAATAG